In Paenibacillus sonchi, a single genomic region encodes these proteins:
- a CDS encoding YheC/YheD family protein translates to MGQKLVGILLNAAMHRGVPRLKTGQESLESYEEAAAAYGLTPCFLKLSDIDTKSGYSIAYVNGPNGYRSAVIPTPDVIHNRAIYDPGSRGVERLLRSGVQVYNTCNRYGKDQIHGLLEQNEGLRGLLPVTSAGLSGLKEMMDSYSDLILKPCRGSIGQGVMRLSQNSPGHWTWSYLPGGSNSWASTAVYQDALPRALRARLASAPYLVQERIPLAELGGRPFDLRVTVQRGWGGEWQVTGLFAKRAAPGGFVSNIARGGEALDPTFALEQAFSGAAAAGIRMSVLAHSLSVARELEKSLPGLADIGLDMGITGKGRIYFIECNGRDQRYGFRKAGLTGTWKESYRKPMAYARYLLDRPARHNSY, encoded by the coding sequence ATGGGGCAAAAGCTCGTGGGAATACTGTTAAATGCCGCTATGCACCGGGGCGTTCCCCGGCTAAAAACGGGACAGGAATCACTGGAGAGCTATGAGGAAGCCGCCGCCGCATACGGATTAACCCCCTGCTTCCTGAAGCTGTCCGATATCGATACGAAATCCGGCTACAGCATTGCCTACGTAAATGGGCCTAATGGCTACAGGAGTGCCGTAATTCCGACACCGGACGTCATTCACAACCGGGCCATCTACGACCCGGGGAGCCGTGGAGTTGAAAGACTCCTTCGCAGCGGCGTTCAGGTATATAATACATGCAACCGCTATGGAAAAGACCAGATCCATGGGTTGCTTGAGCAGAATGAAGGGCTGCGCGGCCTTCTGCCGGTCACCTCAGCCGGGCTCTCCGGACTGAAGGAAATGATGGACAGCTATTCCGATCTTATCCTGAAGCCTTGCCGGGGGAGTATCGGGCAGGGCGTAATGCGCCTCTCGCAGAACAGTCCCGGGCACTGGACCTGGAGCTATCTGCCCGGCGGCTCCAACAGCTGGGCCAGTACAGCCGTCTACCAGGATGCCCTGCCCAGAGCCCTGCGGGCGCGCCTGGCATCTGCTCCTTACCTGGTCCAGGAACGTATCCCGCTGGCCGAGCTTGGGGGCCGGCCGTTTGATCTCCGCGTCACCGTTCAGCGGGGCTGGGGCGGAGAGTGGCAGGTCACCGGACTGTTCGCCAAACGGGCAGCACCCGGCGGCTTCGTCTCCAACATTGCCCGCGGCGGGGAGGCGCTTGACCCCACCTTTGCACTGGAGCAGGCATTCTCCGGTGCCGCAGCGGCAGGTATCCGCATGTCCGTTCTGGCGCACAGCCTCAGTGTTGCACGTGAACTGGAGAAAAGTCTCCCCGGCCTGGCGGACATCGGACTGGACATGGGCATCACCGGAAAAGGCCGCATCTATTTCATCGAGTGCAACGGACGGGATCAGCGCTACGGCTTCCGCAAAGCCGGACTGACCGGCACCTGGAAGGAAAGCTACCGGAAGCCTATGGCATATGCAAGATACCTGCTTGACCGTCCTGCACGGCATAACAGTTATTGA
- the asd gene encoding archaetidylserine decarboxylase (Phosphatidylserine decarboxylase is synthesized as a single chain precursor. Generation of the pyruvoyl active site from a Ser is coupled to cleavage of a Gly-Ser bond between the larger (beta) and smaller (alpha chains). It is an integral membrane protein.), whose amino-acid sequence MVKQLLRLMTELSSHRWLSRLMGAFSHSRLSRFLIPAFIRIYHIPASEAEKHSGEYLTLNEFFSRRLKPGMRPIAGHENAVASPVDALITAMGEIHSGTIMNVKGQDYELEDLLNHSPHLELYKKGFFFVLYLSPTDYHRIHSPLTGRKVESEHIRGRAYPVNEFGMRHMKGVLSRNERLITYIAGANGEAAVVKVGAMNVSSIHYADEAADAWQIGDDLAYFEFGSTVVLLLENGSFTVRPGLTSGTKVKMGELLGTLQRPV is encoded by the coding sequence ATGGTAAAACAATTGCTGCGGCTGATGACCGAGTTGTCCTCGCACAGATGGCTTTCCCGGTTGATGGGGGCTTTTTCCCATAGCAGACTCAGCCGTTTTTTAATCCCGGCATTTATTCGGATTTATCATATTCCCGCTTCTGAGGCAGAGAAGCATTCCGGGGAATACCTTACACTCAATGAATTTTTCAGCCGCCGCCTGAAACCCGGCATGCGTCCTATCGCCGGCCACGAGAATGCGGTAGCCAGCCCGGTGGATGCGCTGATTACCGCCATGGGCGAGATTCATTCCGGAACGATAATGAATGTAAAAGGACAGGACTATGAACTGGAAGATCTTTTGAACCATTCCCCGCACCTGGAGCTGTACAAAAAAGGCTTTTTCTTCGTGCTCTACTTAAGTCCAACGGATTATCACCGGATTCACTCCCCGCTTACCGGGCGCAAGGTCGAAAGTGAGCATATCCGCGGACGGGCCTATCCGGTCAATGAGTTTGGCATGAGACACATGAAAGGTGTGCTGAGCCGCAATGAACGGCTGATTACTTATATCGCCGGAGCCAACGGTGAAGCCGCCGTGGTAAAAGTCGGCGCGATGAATGTCAGCAGCATCCATTACGCGGATGAAGCGGCTGATGCCTGGCAGATCGGCGACGATCTCGCTTATTTCGAATTCGGCTCCACCGTAGTACTGCTCCTGGAGAACGGCAGCTTCACCGTGCGTCCAGGGCTGACCAGCGGAACCAAGGTGAAGATGGGCGAGCTGCTGGGCACGCTGCAGCGGCCGGTGTAG
- a CDS encoding DUF488 domain-containing protein produces the protein MSSNGSDAVKAGLGASKTDAGSVEVTSTGSGDMRADAGTDTLRIKRIYAPPEAADGRRVLVDRLWPRGVSKESAQLDDWMREAAPSPELRKWFAHKPDKFAEFAVLYEEELQSEPAAGEMERLCAWARESPVTLLYAAKDEQHNHARVLRDAVLRRLSAHGS, from the coding sequence GTGTCAAGTAACGGATCAGATGCGGTAAAGGCGGGTCTAGGGGCATCGAAGACAGATGCAGGCTCGGTCGAAGTGACAAGTACAGGCTCAGGGGATATGCGTGCAGATGCAGGTACGGATACGCTCCGAATCAAACGTATCTACGCCCCGCCGGAGGCGGCGGACGGCAGAAGGGTGCTGGTTGACCGCCTGTGGCCGCGCGGGGTGTCCAAGGAATCGGCACAGCTCGACGACTGGATGCGGGAGGCCGCGCCGTCACCCGAATTGCGGAAGTGGTTCGCTCATAAACCCGACAAATTTGCGGAGTTTGCGGTGCTGTATGAGGAGGAACTACAATCGGAGCCGGCGGCGGGCGAAATGGAGCGGCTGTGCGCCTGGGCCAGGGAAAGCCCGGTGACGCTGCTGTATGCAGCGAAGGATGAGCAGCACAATCATGCGCGGGTGCTGCGGGACGCGGTGCTGCGGCGGCTGTCAGCGCACGGATCGTAG
- the gpmA gene encoding 2,3-diphosphoglycerate-dependent phosphoglycerate mutase has protein sequence MYEIVLIRHGESEYNRQNLFTGWSDPDLTEKGVEEAKAAGKLLREAGYTFDLAFASVLKRSIKTLNYVLDEMDLLWIPVQKSWKLNERHYGALQGLSKSETAVKYGEEQLHIWRRSLSVRPPMLEPDDPRYARNDIRYKEVRPGDIPRGESLEDTVHRVGDFWSNRIVPLIRKKERVLISAHGNTLRALIKFMEDIDEKALLDLNVPTGVPLVYKLDDDVKPISRFYLGEPAEVQEKAREVANQSKVTE, from the coding sequence ATGTACGAAATCGTATTGATACGCCATGGAGAGAGCGAGTACAACCGCCAAAATCTGTTCACAGGCTGGAGCGACCCCGATCTGACGGAGAAGGGGGTAGAGGAAGCTAAAGCGGCGGGCAAGCTGCTGAGGGAGGCCGGCTATACTTTCGATTTGGCCTTTGCTTCTGTGCTGAAGCGTTCAATCAAGACATTGAATTATGTGCTGGATGAAATGGACCTGCTGTGGATTCCGGTACAGAAATCCTGGAAGCTGAACGAGCGTCATTACGGAGCGCTGCAGGGTCTGAGCAAGAGCGAGACTGCGGTAAAATACGGCGAAGAGCAGCTGCACATCTGGCGGCGCAGCCTGTCCGTCCGGCCTCCGATGCTGGAGCCGGATGATCCGCGTTATGCCAGGAACGACATCCGCTACAAGGAGGTCCGGCCCGGCGATATTCCGCGCGGCGAAAGCCTGGAAGATACCGTACACCGTGTCGGTGATTTCTGGAGCAACCGCATCGTGCCGCTGATCCGCAAGAAGGAACGGGTGCTGATCTCGGCGCATGGCAACACGCTGCGGGCGCTGATCAAATTCATGGAAGACATTGACGAGAAGGCGCTGCTGGACCTGAATGTGCCGACCGGAGTCCCTCTGGTCTACAAGCTGGATGATGATGTGAAGCCGATCAGCCGCTTCTATCTCGGGGAACCGGCAGAGGTGCAGGAGAAAGCCCGCGAGGTGGCGAATCAGAGCAAGGTGACGGAATAA
- a CDS encoding WIAG-tail domain, giving the protein MKGSRRNQHRSSKKPLYIVDNPNMKELSLLGSSPKVQEVADTSGSETPDAGSSTLKVSGVDTLEAAEFVQSPVLDQQEPQEQVAEIDVEDDEPLLPIPEIVLPVVEKERLQPVYTDDLSDAAVTGRKIAPRTIDGSKLKFGIIGTPWLQDYAVQSINIADKAITSSKLAPESVTGEHLAEGSISGGKLLDHSISGEKLKNGSIGPEKLADRIIGGGQIADQAITSRHLSDCIITAELLEDGAVTGEKILSSSIVSRHLANGSIDRSKLADEAVSGDKIADGEISGAKLGEAVIESRHISSSAITAAHLAPGAIGPEQLAGRLIGKEQLQLGVIESGHLADGAVGSRQIGKEVIRGQHLSPESVNGSHIADGEIASRHLADRSISFVKLAEGAVGTAQLVEQAVTSSKIADQSILSHKLADEAVTTRHIAKSAVRGPQIAMQAVTSVHLQRESIENSHLAAKSVGSIQLQEEAVLTAHLASGAVTGEQLAGASVAGEHLRPQSITPDKLADGSITAAKLAHGAVSPNAIAREAVSGEHIAFCTVEEKNLADASVSGRVLQRAVVDAEHLAPGAVERRHLGDNSVTSSALQPGSVVGEKLGTGAVKEIHLSAAIVQPHHLSDYAVTSLKLSPESVSTDKLGDLSVTTAKLADGSVESAKLGASSVQAEHLAAGAVGSGSIIDAAVQGRHLAPGSVGGAHIRPMSIGNGHINPSSVSSIQIQDGSISGAKLIEGAVSSRHLAQKSVENGHLAEASVEGRHIGQGSITLAHLAEEVRSSQILPDASIGGEKLVPGAVEATHLAPGSVGAGHLQPEAVEGQHIRAGEITLAHLAEETRSADILPDGSISSMKLAEGSVGPFHLAPGTVYADHLTTDAVDSRHIRSGSIQFEHLAKDTLTPELLPDGSIDGVKLAAGAVSSLHLQQESVYGEHLVDGILQERHLRPGLIKLEHLGDEARSAALLPDGSIGGSKLAAGAVGSFQLASGSVYGGHLAADAVDSRHIRPGSIQLSHLAAGTKSAELLPDGSIEGSKLAEGAVGSQHLQAESIKGGHLADGTLEERHLSSGIIKLAHLAEEVHSADLLPDGSIDGSKLAEGAVGPQHLQAQSIQGGHLADGTLEERHLSSGIIKLAHLAEEVHSADLLPDGSIDGSKLAEGAVGPQHLQAQSIQGGHLADGTLEERHLSSGIIRLAHLAEEVHSADLLPDGSIGASKLAAGVVGTHHLQPQSIYGSHLADKTLEDRHLGPGIIKLVHLAEETRSAELLPDGSIDSSKLAAGAVGPQHLATESVYGGHLAPEAVNSRHICPGSIHLEHLAEGTLTPELLPDGSIDGSKLADGAVGPEHLQPQSIEGGHLADGALEDRHLSPGIIKLEHLAEEVRSAELLPDSSIDGSKLADGAVGPEHLQPQSIEGGHLADGMLEDRHLSPGIIKLEHLAEEVRSAELLPDGSIDGSKLADGAVGPEHLQPQSIEGGHLADGALEDRHSSPGIIKLEHLAEEVRNADLLPDGSIDGSKLADGAVGPEHLQPQSIEGGHLVDGALEDRHLSPGIIKLEHLAEEVRSAELLPDGSIDGSKLADGAVGPEHLQPQSIEGGHLVDGALEDRHLSPGIIKLEHLAEEVRSAELLPDGSIDGSKLADGAVGPEHLQPQSIEGGHLVDGALEDRHLSPGIIKLEHLAEEVRSAELLPDGSIDGSKLAAGAVGSEHLAPGSIYGGHLAPEAVDGRHIRPGSIHLEHLAENTLTPELLSDGSIGGSKLAAGAVGPQHLAPGSIYGGHLVPEAVDGRHIRSGSIRLSHLAENTLTPELLPDGSIGGSKLAAGSVGPEHLKPQSIEGGHLADGTLEDRHLGPGIIKLEHLAEEVRSAELLPDGSIDGSKLTAGAVGSQHLAPGSIYGGHLAPEAVDGRHIRPGSIHLEHLSENTLTPELLPDGSIDGSKLAAGTVGPEHLAPGSINGGHLAPEAVDGRHIRPGSIHLEHLSENTLTPELLPDGSIDGSKLAVGAVGPQHLVPGSINGGHLVPEAVDGRHIRSGSIRLAHLAKDTLTPELLPDGSIDGSKLAAEAVGSYQLAPGSVYGGHLAPGAVDGRHIRSGSIQFAHLSESVLTSELLPDGSISDAKLALDAVGPQHLQLKSVHGGHLADEALEERHLSPGIIKLEHLAEEIHSADLLPDGSISDAKLADDAVGPQHLQLQSVHGGHIADEALEERHLSPGIIKLEHLAEEIHSADLLPDGSITGEKLAFGSVGTRQLAESAVGNIELQDEAVDASKITSFAIQSRHLEEDSVQSYHIAPGAIIGDHLTPGSVNAEHLSFSPVQSSGNRQVLQQFGMTAFMFNGDAESAEVTVTFDESFGHTGYVLVAMTNQPFFHASLKSRGGGEAVIEVVRLRETSHFYGVLSWIALGSPLLKPAKDHRAFD; this is encoded by the coding sequence GTGAAGGGCTCCAGAAGAAATCAGCACCGCAGTTCCAAAAAACCGCTCTATATTGTGGATAATCCGAATATGAAGGAACTCAGTTTGCTGGGAAGCAGTCCCAAGGTACAGGAGGTGGCAGACACCTCCGGCAGCGAAACGCCGGATGCCGGGAGTTCAACTCTGAAGGTGAGCGGGGTGGATACGCTTGAGGCGGCGGAATTCGTACAATCTCCCGTACTTGATCAGCAAGAGCCTCAGGAACAGGTGGCGGAAATTGACGTTGAGGATGATGAACCTTTGCTGCCAATCCCTGAGATTGTGCTGCCAGTGGTGGAAAAGGAACGCCTCCAGCCTGTATATACGGACGATTTGTCCGATGCTGCCGTTACCGGAAGAAAAATTGCGCCCCGGACCATTGACGGGTCCAAGCTGAAATTCGGCATCATCGGCACGCCCTGGCTGCAGGACTATGCTGTGCAGAGCATTAATATCGCGGACAAGGCAATAACATCCTCCAAACTGGCCCCTGAATCCGTAACGGGCGAACATTTGGCGGAAGGAAGCATCAGCGGCGGCAAGCTGCTGGACCATTCCATTAGCGGTGAGAAGCTGAAAAATGGCAGCATCGGTCCGGAGAAGCTGGCTGACCGGATCATCGGCGGCGGCCAAATTGCCGACCAGGCCATTACCAGCCGCCACCTCAGCGACTGCATCATCACAGCGGAGCTGCTGGAGGATGGGGCGGTGACAGGCGAGAAAATCCTGAGCAGCAGCATCGTCAGCCGGCATTTGGCGAATGGAAGCATTGACCGTTCCAAGCTGGCTGACGAAGCGGTATCGGGCGATAAAATTGCCGACGGTGAAATCAGCGGTGCCAAGCTGGGGGAGGCCGTAATTGAGAGCCGCCATATCAGCAGCAGCGCAATTACAGCGGCGCATCTGGCTCCGGGTGCGATTGGACCGGAACAGCTGGCCGGCCGGCTGATCGGCAAAGAGCAGCTTCAACTTGGTGTTATCGAAAGCGGGCATCTTGCCGACGGTGCGGTAGGTTCACGCCAGATTGGCAAAGAGGTGATACGCGGGCAGCACTTAAGCCCGGAAAGTGTGAATGGGAGCCATATTGCTGACGGTGAAATTGCCAGCCGTCATTTGGCGGACCGCAGCATTTCTTTTGTAAAGCTTGCAGAAGGTGCGGTAGGGACAGCCCAGCTTGTGGAGCAGGCGGTCACCTCCTCCAAAATCGCCGATCAAAGCATTCTCTCGCATAAGCTGGCTGATGAAGCCGTCACGACACGGCATATCGCCAAATCTGCTGTACGTGGGCCTCAGATTGCCATGCAGGCTGTTACTTCCGTCCACCTGCAGCGCGAGTCTATTGAAAATTCCCATTTGGCAGCGAAATCAGTCGGTTCAATCCAATTGCAGGAAGAGGCAGTGCTTACAGCCCATCTGGCCAGCGGAGCTGTTACGGGTGAACAGCTGGCAGGTGCCTCAGTGGCAGGAGAGCATCTTCGTCCGCAAAGTATTACCCCGGATAAATTGGCGGATGGCAGTATTACTGCCGCCAAGCTGGCTCACGGTGCGGTTAGTCCCAATGCTATTGCGCGGGAAGCTGTTAGTGGAGAGCATATTGCTTTTTGTACGGTTGAGGAAAAAAATCTGGCCGATGCCAGCGTCAGCGGGCGTGTATTGCAGCGCGCAGTGGTGGATGCCGAGCATTTGGCACCGGGTGCTGTGGAACGCAGGCATCTTGGAGATAACAGTGTCACCTCTTCTGCACTGCAGCCGGGTTCGGTGGTGGGTGAAAAGCTGGGTACAGGTGCTGTGAAGGAAATTCATCTTTCCGCCGCTATTGTTCAGCCGCATCACCTGTCTGATTATGCAGTAACTTCATTGAAGCTGTCGCCGGAAAGTGTGTCCACCGATAAGCTGGGAGACCTGTCGGTTACGACGGCAAAGCTGGCGGATGGAAGCGTAGAATCCGCCAAACTGGGAGCATCGTCCGTTCAAGCCGAGCACTTGGCAGCGGGGGCGGTCGGATCTGGTTCGATCATCGACGCTGCAGTGCAGGGCAGACATCTTGCCCCGGGAAGTGTGGGCGGTGCACATATTCGGCCGATGTCCATCGGCAATGGACATATTAACCCAAGTTCGGTCTCTTCCATTCAGATTCAGGATGGCAGCATCTCCGGAGCCAAGCTGATCGAAGGAGCTGTTTCCTCCCGCCACCTTGCGCAGAAAAGTGTAGAAAACGGCCACTTGGCTGAAGCTTCGGTGGAAGGACGGCATATCGGGCAAGGCAGCATTACCTTGGCCCATCTGGCCGAGGAAGTCCGCAGCAGCCAAATTCTGCCGGACGCCAGTATTGGCGGAGAGAAGCTGGTACCGGGTGCTGTAGAGGCCACGCATTTGGCTCCCGGCAGTGTGGGAGCCGGGCATCTGCAGCCGGAGGCGGTGGAAGGACAGCATATTCGGGCCGGAGAGATCACTCTGGCGCATCTGGCGGAAGAAACACGCAGTGCAGACATCCTGCCGGATGGAAGCATCAGCAGTATGAAGCTGGCCGAGGGCTCCGTCGGACCGTTCCATTTAGCCCCCGGCACCGTGTATGCAGATCATTTGACCACAGATGCGGTAGACAGCCGCCATATCCGCTCCGGCAGCATCCAGTTTGAGCATTTGGCCAAAGACACGCTGACCCCGGAACTGCTGCCGGATGGCAGTATCGACGGCGTGAAGCTGGCGGCAGGCGCGGTGAGCTCGCTCCATCTGCAGCAAGAAAGCGTTTATGGTGAACATCTTGTAGACGGAATCCTGCAGGAACGGCATTTGCGTCCCGGTCTGATCAAGCTTGAGCATCTGGGGGATGAAGCCCGCAGTGCAGCGCTGCTGCCGGATGGCAGTATTGGAGGAAGTAAGCTGGCGGCTGGTGCGGTAGGTTCTTTTCAGCTGGCTTCCGGCAGCGTCTATGGAGGACATTTGGCAGCGGATGCGGTAGACAGCCGCCATATCCGTCCCGGCAGCATCCAGTTGAGCCATCTGGCTGCCGGGACGAAAAGCGCGGAGCTGCTGCCGGACGGCAGCATCGAAGGAAGCAAGCTGGCAGAAGGGGCAGTGGGTTCACAGCATCTGCAAGCGGAGAGCATTAAGGGCGGACATCTTGCGGATGGAACGCTGGAGGAGCGTCATTTGAGCTCCGGTATCATCAAGCTTGCGCATTTGGCGGAGGAAGTCCACAGCGCAGACCTGCTGCCGGACGGCAGTATCGACGGCAGCAAGCTGGCAGAGGGGGCAGTGGGTCCGCAGCATCTGCAAGCGCAAAGTATCCAGGGCGGACATCTTGCGGATGGAACGCTGGAGGAGCGTCATTTGAGCTCCGGTATCATCAAGCTTGCGCATTTGGCGGAGGAAGTCCACAGCGCAGACCTGCTGCCGGACGGCAGTATCGACGGCAGCAAGCTGGCAGAGGGGGCAGTGGGTCCGCAGCATCTGCAAGCGCAAAGTATCCAGGGCGGACATCTTGCGGATGGAACGCTGGAGGAGCGTCATTTGAGCTCCGGTATCATCAGGCTTGCGCATCTGGCGGAGGAAGTCCACAGCGCAGACCTGCTGCCGGACGGCAGCATTGGAGCAAGCAAGCTGGCGGCTGGTGTGGTGGGTACGCATCACCTGCAGCCGCAGAGCATCTACGGCAGTCATCTCGCAGATAAAACGCTGGAAGATCGCCATTTGGGCCCCGGCATCATCAAGCTTGTGCATCTGGCGGAAGAAACCCGCAGCGCGGAGCTGCTGCCGGACGGCAGCATTGACAGCAGCAAGCTGGCAGCCGGGGCGGTAGGCCCGCAGCATCTGGCCACCGAAAGCGTATATGGCGGCCACCTGGCCCCTGAAGCAGTGAACAGCCGCCATATCTGCCCCGGCAGTATTCATCTGGAGCATCTGGCAGAGGGTACGCTGACTCCGGAGCTGCTGCCGGATGGCAGCATTGACGGCAGCAAGCTGGCGGATGGAGCGGTGGGTCCGGAGCATCTGCAGCCGCAGAGCATCGAGGGCGGTCACCTGGCAGATGGAGCGCTGGAAGATCGCCATTTGAGCCCCGGCATCATCAAGCTTGAGCATCTGGCGGAGGAAGTCCGCAGCGCGGAGCTGCTGCCGGATAGCAGTATTGACGGCAGCAAGCTGGCGGACGGAGCGGTGGGTCCGGAGCATCTGCAGCCGCAGAGCATCGAGGGTGGTCACCTGGCAGATGGAATGCTGGAAGATCGCCATTTGAGCCCCGGCATCATCAAGCTTGAGCATCTGGCGGAGGAAGTCCGCAGCGCGGAGCTGCTGCCGGACGGCAGCATTGACGGCAGCAAGCTGGCGGATGGAGCGGTGGGTCCGGAGCATCTGCAGCCGCAGAGCATCGAGGGCGGCCACCTGGCAGATGGAGCGCTGGAAGATCGCCATTCGAGCCCCGGCATCATCAAGCTTGAGCATTTGGCGGAAGAAGTCCGCAACGCGGATCTGCTGCCGGATGGCAGTATCGACGGCAGCAAGCTGGCGGACGGAGCGGTGGGTCCGGAGCATCTGCAGCCGCAGAGCATCGAGGGCGGTCACCTGGTAGATGGAGCGCTGGAAGATCGCCATTTGAGCCCCGGCATCATCAAGCTTGAGCATTTGGCGGAGGAAGTCCGCAGCGCGGAGCTGCTGCCGGACGGCAGCATTGATGGCAGCAAGCTGGCGGACGGAGCGGTGGGTCCGGAGCATCTGCAGCCGCAGAGCATCGAGGGCGGTCACCTGGTAGATGGAGCGCTGGAAGATCGCCATTTGAGCCCCGGCATCATCAAGCTTGAGCATTTGGCGGAGGAAGTCCGCAGCGCGGAGCTGCTGCCGGACGGCAGCATTGATGGCAGCAAGCTGGCGGACGGAGCGGTGGGTCCGGAGCATCTGCAGCCGCAGAGCATCGAGGGCGGTCACCTGGTAGATGGAGCGCTGGAAGATCGCCATTTGAGCCCCGGCATCATCAAGCTTGAGCATCTGGCGGAAGAAGTCCGCAGCGCGGAGCTGCTGCCGGACGGCAGTATCGACGGCAGCAAGCTGGCGGCCGGCGCGGTGGGTTCGGAGCATCTGGCTCCCGGCAGTATATATGGAGGCCATCTGGCTCCTGAAGCGGTGGACGGCCGCCATATCCGCCCCGGCAGCATCCATCTAGAGCATCTGGCTGAGAACACACTGACTCCAGAACTGCTGTCGGATGGCAGCATTGGCGGCAGCAAGCTGGCGGCAGGTGCGGTGGGTCCGCAGCATCTGGCTCCCGGCAGTATATATGGAGGCCATCTGGTCCCAGAAGCAGTGGACGGCCGCCATATCCGCTCAGGCAGTATCCGGCTGTCACATCTGGCTGAGAACACACTGACTCCAGAGCTGCTGCCGGATGGCAGTATCGGCGGCAGCAAGCTGGCGGCAGGGTCAGTAGGTCCGGAGCATCTGAAGCCGCAGAGCATCGAGGGCGGGCATTTGGCAGATGGAACGCTGGAAGATCGCCATTTGGGCCCCGGCATCATCAAGCTTGAGCATCTGGCGGAAGAAGTCCGCAGCGCGGAGCTGCTGCCGGACGGCAGTATCGACGGCAGCAAGCTGACGGCAGGCGCGGTGGGTTCACAGCATCTGGCTCCCGGCAGTATATATGGAGGCCATCTGGCTCCTGAAGCAGTGGACGGCCGCCATATCCGCCCCGGCAGCATTCATCTAGAGCATCTGTCCGAGAACACACTGACTCCAGAGCTGCTGCCGGACGGCAGCATCGATGGCAGCAAGCTGGCAGCAGGGACGGTGGGTCCGGAGCATCTGGCTCCCGGCAGTATAAATGGAGGCCATCTGGCTCCTGAAGCAGTGGACGGCCGCCATATCCGCCCCGGCAGCATTCATCTAGAGCATCTGTCCGAGAACACACTGACTCCAGAGCTGCTGCCGGACGGCAGCATCGACGGCAGCAAGCTGGCGGTAGGCGCGGTGGGTCCGCAGCATCTGGTTCCCGGCAGTATAAATGGAGGCCATCTGGTTCCAGAAGCGGTGGACGGCCGCCATATCCGCTCTGGCAGTATCCGGCTGGCACATCTGGCAAAGGATACACTGACTCCAGAGCTGCTGCCGGACGGCAGTATCGACGGCAGCAAGCTGGCGGCAGAGGCAGTAGGGTCCTATCAACTGGCCCCGGGCAGTGTATACGGAGGTCATTTGGCTCCGGGGGCGGTGGATGGCCGCCATATCCGCTCTGGCAGCATTCAGTTTGCTCATCTGTCCGAGAGTGTGCTGACCTCCGAGCTGCTGCCGGACGGCAGCATCAGCGATGCCAAGCTGGCGTTAGACGCGGTAGGCCCGCAGCACCTCCAGCTGAAGAGCGTCCACGGCGGGCATCTTGCGGATGAAGCGCTGGAAGAACGTCATTTGAGCCCCGGCATCATCAAGCTTGAGCATCTGGCGGAGGAAATCCACAGTGCAGACCTGCTGCCGGATGGCAGCATCAGCGATGCCAAGCTGGCGGATGACGCGGTAGGCCCGCAGCACCTTCAGCTGCAGAGCGTTCACGGCGGACATATTGCGGATGAAGCGCTGGAGGAACGTCATTTGAGCCCCGGTATCATCAAGCTTGAGCATCTGGCGGAGGAAATCCACAGTGCAGACCTGCTGCCGGATGGCAGCATTACCGGGGAGAAGCTTGCGTTCGGCAGTGTAGGAACCAGGCAGCTGGCTGAAAGCGCAGTTGGAAACATAGAGCTTCAGGATGAAGCGGTGGACGCCTCCAAAATCACTTCATTCGCCATTCAATCCCGTCATCTGGAAGAAGACAGCGTACAGAGCTATCATATTGCTCCTGGTGCAATAATCGGTGATCATCTGACGCCCGGATCGGTAAATGCGGAGCACCTGTCGTTCAGTCCGGTACAGAGTTCAGGCAACCGGCAGGTTCTGCAGCAGTTCGGCATGACAGCGTTCATGTTCAACGGGGACGCGGAGAGTGCAGAGGTTACAGTGACTTTTGATGAAAGCTTTGGCCATACCGGCTATGTGCTTGTTGCCATGACCAATCAGCCGTTCTTCCATGCCTCGCTGAAAAGCAGGGGCGGTGGAGAAGCAGTCATTGAGGTGGTGAGGCTGCGCGAGACCTCGCATTTCTATGGAGTGTTATCATGGATTGCCCTCGGCTCCCCATTGTTGAAGCCGGCCAAGGATCATCGGGCGTTTGATTAA